Below is a genomic region from Raphanus sativus cultivar WK10039 chromosome 4, ASM80110v3, whole genome shotgun sequence.
aaaccaaaactcgattggataaaaccgaaacccgattgggaccCGAATGCCTATGCCTACATTCCCATAGAACATTAGCTCCCCCACTGGTTAAAACATAACAGATATGTAGATAGGTATTTGTTTTTCATactgaaattgtttttttttttggtagattcaaacactaaatatattaaaaattccaaaaaaaattttttaatttttattcaaaaatttaagataaatagctcaatgatattttaatatctATCATGTTAAAagctaatttttaaataattaaaggTATTTGCATCCACCTTACTTTAAAGTATCTGCTGAATAAAGAAATAATgttaaataaatagaaaaagagaaagaaattaAGGACGGACTCTGAGAGAAGACTTCAACAAATCTCTGAGAGAGATTTTGCGGACATGTAGCACCTTTCTAAAGGTCGATGGCAAACTGTTgatacattttttgtttttgaatactAAAAGGTTTTGGATCGAAACATTTAATTCCTATAACCCCAAAACCACATGatactaattatatttatagtgATTAGTGTTtttcaactaataaaatattaattaagagCATCACTATCGGTGAGATACCCAAAAACagcatttcaaaaagttaataatagttttattatGTAGTTAAAATTTGTCTTATTTTTCTTGTGTGAGATGCTCTAATAGTTGATGATTGTTTAATACCTCATAATAAATATATCTTGCCTTTTTATTTTCTAAGGATTCCAACATTCACCATTAAACTGGTACGATATTTGACATCATCATAAATAAACATTGGAAGTTGAATTTGCCAAAACTCAGATACATCAACAAGCGGGTATCTATATTAATCCTTGGAAAACAGTATTATAGTAATTTGATTAATTCTCACATGcaacaaaaaatgtttaaattttattctattAGATATTTTACGTTATTGCCATGCAAGCTTTATTCAACTTACATATGGAAAAAGCACACAAGAtaacaattttatttgaaatacatATCACCATTAAACGTTCACATAAAGATATAGAACAAGTATTCAAGACACCCTCATGATTTCATTGATTCAAGCGGTTGAGTAGGCATAGGCACCCTTCTTGATCACACGAGGGCAGTCGTTACGTTCGGCATGTAGCTGATACGGTTTCTCACTGAGGGCAAGCCACTGCTCCACAGTGAAGTGATGAGTCTTGCTCGGAGTTCCAATCTTGCTCCAGGTTACTTTCACGTACTCAGCATACCAGCCGGGCTTGTTGCCGGAGTTGTCAGAGAATAGTCTCATAAAACATACTGGGTTGGGAAGACACAGCTCAGTCCCAGTGAAAATGTCCAGATTACTGTTCTCGAAATAGTCTCGACCTGGCGTAGTCCCACCCCAACTCACTAGGTCTTTAATTTCGATGTGATTTCCATCTTTGTCGGCGAATACAGCCCCTATGATCGAATCTGTGCCGGAGTCTCTTCTTGTTCCGGTTTTGACATATATTGTGTATTCGCAATTTTCCTGcaaaatcaagaaaaattaTAATCCAATCGAAAAACGAAGTTTATAGCCTAACAGTTTAAACAAATTTCGTTAGATAAAAAGAAGTCATAATTTAGATGACGAGATTTGGGTGACATACCGTGGATGCAACGATGGAGATGGTGGCGATGAGGACGGAGATGAAGAGAACGTTTTGAAGAGCCATTGTTAGTGATTTGAATGTGAGAAATAGAGTTCTGATATGTCCAACTATTTATAGAGTTGAAGACTTGAGAGTTCTTTCAAGGAGAAGAGGCAATTTAGTAGCTATTTTTTTAGTAGAGTATGAAGTTAGACGTGGCAACCTACAACGTAATGTCTTTATATAGAGAGTAATTTCACAATGCAACAACATGCAAAATAAGTCTTTATCATGGTAAAGAGATAATTAAAGATGTTAGACTTACGAAGACATCTGTCCCATTAGGTATGTAAATATAGATGATCATACGTAACACATTAGATATTTTACATTATTGCTATGCAGGCTTTATTCAACTTACATATGGCCGTTAAACGTTcacaattattttttgaaaaagaaaaacgttCACAATTTGTTTATAAgattgaattatatatattttaaacactttccaatattaaatattctttaatatTTGCTTTTTAAACACTTAACTTAATAGGCGAACTCAACAGTAAAATTATTGTGTGTTCAACAGTCAAGTTTAGCCGAATTTATATAACATTTGTCTTGTTGTATTTTCTTTCGAACAGAAGcaattatgtaaatatacataaaattatatatttataaatatattttattttacaccATTATGTGATAGTGGatgatataaattgattatttacATGTGTTTTAAACATCTTTTGTTCTTAATAATGAATACTTAGGTATTGGATTTCTTTTAAGatactaaaatatttcaaattaatttaaaacatttttactaCACATAACGataaaatatttcacattattttaaattatttttaggtATACCATATTTGGTTAGTACAATTGTAGTTTAAGTTTTTGTAAcagaatatttaattttctactaTGATAGatagtttttataaaagaatattcggtttatatttattagatttaaatagaaaaaaaagaaaaaagagatttAAAATAGAAAGATTGACTATTTCCATTAATGTGATAGTATGTATATTAAAAGAATAGTTTCcgtttttcattttctatattCGGCCTTCTAATACTTTTTAGTTGATatgatgaaaacaaaaattttcaTCTATTTCATTATACATCTATCATtcaaattttttctttgttacacaaaaaatgtcacttttacaatttcaatgcaaaGTATAATTACTtttagctgaaaattaattgtaaattacattgattttataaataattttatttatctcaaatattattggcCAGAGAGGTATAAtcaataacaatttatatatatttttgtcattttctttaTCTgtgtaaaaaatatcaaaatgacacTTATATAGAAACGGATGGAATAGTTAATATGATAGCAATAAATTAGGGATCAGTTAATTAAGTTGGAATGTCACTAATATTAGGAATATTTTGTGGCGTTAATTAAGATAGAGTTATCAAaagataattaataatttaatatgcATAATATATGTCAAACAATTCCTAGTTTATGTAAACTGTAATAAAGTTTTGAAAACTgtgttattattaaaaagattttggggaatcaattctttaaaaaattgtagTCTATTTGTATTACTAATCTTGAACCGGTGGTCTATCTATAGATCAGTTTATTATATTAGAGAAAAAGATCATAATAgcacaaaatcaaaattttgtcacaaaaataacattacaaggaaaaaaaatgaccaaaaaaagttttattgaaagataaatatgcatttatagcCTTTAAGTTAATTAATCTAACACTTAGGGTTTATAGTTAAAGGATGAAATTTAAGTAatgtattcaaatttttaaaaataaaaaaataaatattaaaattttcaaaacaaaaatgtgctattttgatcattttacttttgagtgctatttttaatgctatttgagagaatttcccttattattattatatggtatatatttgtGTAGGATGCAAAATCCTAAACTATAAGTTATCACTTCTATATCtaatatgacaaaaaaaaattcatgatgTGCAATTGAGTTCGTGTATGTGTAAGATCTCAAACTATAGGTTTGTTAActgattaaataaaattttaatctggtcaaacatatttgaaataagTTAGATCATAAATCAGCTATTATTTACCTAAATCGAAAAATGTAGGTCTAAAAGCAGAGTACAcgtaattattttttgattacttattaattagttaattatttaatgataataataaatgaTTGTGTTAGATTAAGTTAGATATCTCAGTGGCATTAGGTGTAATTAACTAATTACACCGAACCgatcgaaccgaaccaaccgaaccaaccgaaccgaaaccgatttGAACTGAACCAAAGTCTATTATCAAACAGTTAGATTTAAGATTTTCCCAGcccgaaccaaccgaaccgaaaccgatccgaaccaaaaCCGATCTGAACCGAAACtaattaaaccgaaccaaattaaACCGAATTCATAAtccttttattattattgaattaAACATACTACCAATATACTAAAATCCTAAGACTAAAATCATTGTTAACTTTATTAACtttcttaacaattttttttttactttctatttattttggttaatttttgtttgattttgttcTTATAAACATTTTGTAGTTTGTTAaggtttttgtttcagttttatattagatttagtttacatattttatttttaagaggcattattaacaatgtttttttagttttctatttactaCAGTTAACTTTGATTCGATCGTGCTTTTATAAATGTTTGTGgttttaaagtattttatttcagttttatattggatttagttaacataatttagttttttatagcCGCCAACATGATGATTTTATGAACATGCgtttgtattttaaaatcaaactgAAGTCAAACCGAACTGAATTCAAACCGAACCGGAACCGATTCAAACATACTAATTATGGTTTAATTTGGTTGGATAAATTAttgaaccgaattaaccaaaccgaaccgaaccgataaaataactgaaatgcccacccctaatttaagtactttagttttaatggATTATAGATtaattcattaattatttttagattcttGTCTATCCAAACTCACCAATCTTTACTAACCAAAActcatttattttgttagaatattttctaaccgaattattttctaaaggaacttataataaattaaaacaattatttgtgatataaaatttaaatgttatatattcatctatattattttttcattacacataaaatatataaactataattgTTTctgttaaaacatataaattttgtttttcaaacatatgttaaataatttgatgattaatataatgcacacatatatatatatatatttgagttaTAAGAA
It encodes:
- the LOC108850709 gene encoding PLAT domain-containing protein 1-like, with product MALQNVLFISVLIATISIVASTENCEYTIYVKTGTRRDSGTDSIIGAVFADKDGNHIEIKDLVSWGGTTPGRDYFENSNLDIFTGTELCLPNPVCFMRLFSDNSGNKPGWYAEYVKVTWSKIGTPSKTHHFTVEQWLALSEKPYQLHAERNDCPRVIKKGAYAYSTA